From the genome of Halomonas sp. LR3S48:
AACCTGGCGGCCACTTCCGGGGTAACGTCCTCGCGTAGGTGGCCCATTCGGGCGGCACTGGAGAAATAGCCGAGCAGGGCGCCACAGGCCTCCTCGGCCATCTCGTTTTGCATCGCCAAGGGGTCGATCTCGGCAAAGGTCTCGCAATGGTGGATCAGGATGGCATGCACGCGTCGGTAGCGCGGCTGCTCGAGGCGGGCGAAGCCGCTCTGGCAGGCTCGGCGGATGGCCTCCAGTGGCTTGTTGGCGAGTTCCGGGTCGCCGATCTCCTCGACCAATTCCTCGAACGGCATGCGCACCCGTTGCAGCATGGCTCGGAACAGATCGGCCTTGTCCTTGAAGTGCCAATAGACGGCACCGCGTGTCATGCCGGCCTCACGAGCGATCTGTTCCAACGAGGTACGCGCCACGCCACGTTCGAGGAAGACAGCCTCGGCGGCATCGAGCAGGGCTTCGCGTGTGGCGGCGGCTTCTGCCTTGGTACGTCGGGCCATGGTGGGGCGCTTCTCCTCGGTACGGTACTGCAATGTTTTTGTCATTCTACCCCAAGGATGACACGCTTACATTCGTATATGTATGTCATGCTTCTCGGTATGACGCCACCTAAGCCTGTCTCTCGTATTCCACGCAGTGGCCCTGTATAACGGATCGAACACTGTTCTGCTTCGGAAAAGGTCATGCCCCGCGCATCTTTTGAGCTCAACGGCGCCAAGATCAAGCCCGGTAGCCGCCTTCAGGTCGACGTGCCGGTGGCGCGACTCTACACCCATGCACCGCTGCATATTCCCGTCGAAGTGGTGCACGGCCGCCGCCAGGGGCCGGTCATGCTGGTATGTGGCGGCATTCATGGCGATGAGATCAACAGCGTGGAGATCGTGCGTCGGCTGATGCGCTCGAAGCAGATCCAGGGGCTGAATGGCACCCTGATCGCCGTACCCATCGTCAACGTCTTCGGTTTCATGCAGCACAGCCGCTACCTGCCGGACCGGCGCGACCTCAACCGCTGCTTTCCCGGTAGCGAGTCGGGCTCGCTGGGAGCCCGGGTGGCAGCGCTTTTTCGTGAGCAGATCGTCGATCACGCCACGCACATCATCGACCTGCATACCGGCGCCATCCACCGCACCAACCTGCCGCAGATCCGCGCCCAGCTCAGCCCCGACAGCGAGACCGAGCGCATGGCCAACGCTTTCGGCGCGCCGGTGATCCTCAACGCCGAACTGCGCGAGGGTAGCCTGCGCCACTACGCGCAGACGCGGGGTATTCCGGTATTGACCTATGAGGCCGGTGAGGCGCTGCGCTTCGACGAGTGGGCAATCACGCCGGGGGTGCGCGGTGTGCTGCGAGTCATGCGACGGTTGGGCATGCTGGCGGGTGAGCATCGCCGCCGGCCGCCGCCGGCGGCGGAGCTGGCCAACGGTTCGAGCTGGGCGCGGGCGCCCATCGACGGCATCCTGCGGCCCAAGGTGCGCCTCGGTGCGCGAGTGACCAAGGGCGATGTGCTGGGCAAGGTGGCCGACCCCTTCGGCAATGCCGAGGCCTGCGTCAAGGCCATGGCCGATGGCATCGTGATCGGCATGAGCCGGTTGCCGCTGGCCAACGAGGGTGAGGCGCTGTTCCATATCGCCCGCTTCGATGCCATCGAAGAGGCCGAGAGCGCCATCGAGGACTTCCACTCAAGCCTCGAGCCGCCGCCCGACCCGCTCTATTGATCACGCCTCGGCGAGGCGAGGCTCGGTTTCGTATTCGTTCTTTTCCGGCACCAGGCTCAGGGCATCGTCGAACACTCGCAGGCAGGCGCCGTCGAGGTGGCCGTTCTCCGACAGATGGCGACGGAAGCGGCGCCCGCCCGGCTGGCCCTGGAACAGACCCAGCAGGTGACGGGTGACATGGTTGAGCTTGGCACCTTCCTCGAGCCGCCGGGCGATGTAGGGGCGGAAGGCGCGAGCGGCCGCATGGCGGCTCACGGCCGGCCCGGGTTCGCCGTAGAGCGCCTGATCGACTGCGGCCAGCAGCCAAGGGTTCTGATAGGCCTCGCGGCCGACCATCACGCTGTCCACGCGGCTTAGCTGCTCGCGGCATTCGTCCAGCGTCTTGATACCGCCATTGATGCCGATGTGCAGTTCCGGCCGGCTGGCCTTGAGGCGATGCACCCGCGGGTAGTTGAGCGGCGGGATGTCGCGGTTCTCCTTGGGCGAAAGCCCCTGCAGCCACGCCTTGCGCGCATGCACGATGAACGTCTCGCAGCCGGCATCCGCCACCTGGGCGATGAAGCGCTCCAGGTCGGCGTCCTCGTCCTGATCGTCGATGCCGATGCGACACTTAACTGTCACCGGAATGCTCACCGCCTCGCGCATGGCGCGCACCGCCGCTGCGACCTTCTCGGGGTGGCCCATCAGGCAGGCGCCGATCATATTGTTCTGCACGCGGTCGCTGGGGCAGCCAACGTTGAGGTTCACCTCGTCATAACCCCACGCCTCGGCGATCGCCGCGCACTCCGCCAGCTCGCTGGGGTCGCTGCCGCCTAGCTGCAGCGCCAGTGGATGCTCGACCTCGTCGTAGCCGAGGAAACGCTCGCGTGGGCTGCCGTGCAGGATCGCGCCGGTCGTCACCATCTCGGTATACAGCAGCGCCTGGCGGGTCAGGGTGCGGGCGAACGCTCTTTGATCCCTGGTAGTCCAGTCCATCATCGGTGCCACAGAAAACCGGCGCGCCCGTGCCAGCGGGTCGTTTCCAGTCGTATTGCTCATCTATGGCCTCCAGGGTGTCACCGACATTACCGTTGCTCCGCCTCATATCGCCGTTCGAACTCCTGCGGTACCATCAACGTAACGAAGCGGTTACAGCTCGCCAAACGCGACGCCGTGATCGCGCATCGTCGAGCGGCAGGGAGCAGGGAATGAGATGGCCGGCCATTGTACGCAAGAAGGAGCGGCGCGCCCAGAGTAAGAGGTGCAGCACCAAGGCCAGGGCAGTGGGCGGTGAGATGAGCCGCGAGCCGAGCCGACAACGATGAGGAGGTGGGCTGATCAACCTCGCCCGACAGCGCTACTTCCTCTTTCGCATGAATGGAAACACCTTGCCCATGGCATCCGCGAGCACCTGGTCGAGCGGTTTGTGGTCCAGGCTGATAGCGGCTCGCGCGGCGGTATAGGTCCCTTTGTACTCACGTGCGATTTCGCGATCGGTCATGCTGTCGGGTAGCTGCTCATTCTTCCGGATTGCGTCGATGACGGCCTTGTCCA
Proteins encoded in this window:
- a CDS encoding TetR family transcriptional regulator, with the protein product MARRTKAEAAATREALLDAAEAVFLERGVARTSLEQIAREAGMTRGAVYWHFKDKADLFRAMLQRVRMPFEELVEEIGDPELANKPLEAIRRACQSGFARLEQPRYRRVHAILIHHCETFAEIDPLAMQNEMAEEACGALLGYFSSAARMGHLREDVTPEVAARLLQAILGGLFHDWLRNHDQFSLCERGTQLVEAQLELLRAKG
- a CDS encoding succinylglutamate desuccinylase/aspartoacylase family protein, which translates into the protein MPRASFELNGAKIKPGSRLQVDVPVARLYTHAPLHIPVEVVHGRRQGPVMLVCGGIHGDEINSVEIVRRLMRSKQIQGLNGTLIAVPIVNVFGFMQHSRYLPDRRDLNRCFPGSESGSLGARVAALFREQIVDHATHIIDLHTGAIHRTNLPQIRAQLSPDSETERMANAFGAPVILNAELREGSLRHYAQTRGIPVLTYEAGEALRFDEWAITPGVRGVLRVMRRLGMLAGEHRRRPPPAAELANGSSWARAPIDGILRPKVRLGARVTKGDVLGKVADPFGNAEACVKAMADGIVIGMSRLPLANEGEALFHIARFDAIEEAESAIEDFHSSLEPPPDPLY
- the dusA gene encoding tRNA dihydrouridine(20/20a) synthase DusA; protein product: MSNTTGNDPLARARRFSVAPMMDWTTRDQRAFARTLTRQALLYTEMVTTGAILHGSPRERFLGYDEVEHPLALQLGGSDPSELAECAAIAEAWGYDEVNLNVGCPSDRVQNNMIGACLMGHPEKVAAAVRAMREAVSIPVTVKCRIGIDDQDEDADLERFIAQVADAGCETFIVHARKAWLQGLSPKENRDIPPLNYPRVHRLKASRPELHIGINGGIKTLDECREQLSRVDSVMVGREAYQNPWLLAAVDQALYGEPGPAVSRHAAARAFRPYIARRLEEGAKLNHVTRHLLGLFQGQPGGRRFRRHLSENGHLDGACLRVFDDALSLVPEKNEYETEPRLAEA